From one Eleginops maclovinus isolate JMC-PN-2008 ecotype Puerto Natales chromosome 7, JC_Emac_rtc_rv5, whole genome shotgun sequence genomic stretch:
- the LOC134867653 gene encoding histamine N-methyltransferase-like: MAKDGKQNCYEGNILQNYQVYLEQSGLHKGIIQGVHNVLLGEFQRIGAGKSSLDVLGVGSGGGEMDTHMLTLLQSTFPAVHITADIVEGSQKLTDNFKALVANLHKTSFAWHLMNSEDYERRVKAKGDMKTFHFIHMIQMIYYVDDMADTIKFYHSLLKNNGRLMIIVAATNCGSDTLWKAYKKELWVDSITDWRSSEEVISCLKNLGLKYEEHAIPNTFDISECFNPNSQIGERLLNFITAQDHFYQSFTPEIRAGMLDALRNKCSTEKKGGVFYNINLSCIFVDA; the protein is encoded by the exons ATGGCTAAAGACGGAAAGCAGAACTGTTATGAGGGCAATATTCTCCAAAATTATCAGGTATACCTAGAACAGTCTGGACTACACAAGGGCATTATCCAGGGTGTTCACAACGTCCTGCTGGGAGAATTTCAAAG AATTGGAGCCGGTAAAAGCAGCCTGGATGTTCTTGGTGTCGGAAGTGGTGGAG GTGAGATGGACACCCATATGCTGACTCTGCTGCAGTCTACATTCCCTGCTGTCCACATCACTGCTGACATTGTGGAGGGAAGCCAAAAGCTCACAGACAACTTCAAAG CTTTGGTAGCCAACCTTCACAAGACCTCATTTGCTTGGCATTTGATGAACAGTGAAGACTATGAGAGGCGAGTCAAAGCAAAAGGagacatgaaaacatttcacttCATACACATGATTCAG ATGATCTACTATGTGGATGACATGGCGGACACCATCAAGTTCTACCACAGCCTGCTGAAGAACAATGGCAGGCTTATGATCATCGTGGCAGCCA CTAACTGTGGCAGTGACACCCTGTGGAAGGCTTACAAGAAGGAGCTCTGGGTAGACTCCATCACAGATTGGCGCTCATCAGAGGAAGTTATCTCCTGTCTAAAGAACCTGGGTCTAAAATACGAGGAGCACGCCATTCCCAACACCTTTGACATCTCTGAATGCTTCAATCCAAACAGTCAGATCGGAGAACGTCTGCTGAATTTCATAACAGCCCAAGATCACTTCTACCAGTCCTTCACCCCAGAGATCAGAGCAGGCATGTTAGACGCTCTCAGAAACAAGTGCAGCACTGAAAAAAAAGGCGGGGTATTCTACAACATCAATTTGAGCTGCATATTTGTTGATGCTTGA